Proteins encoded by one window of Rhodamnia argentea isolate NSW1041297 chromosome 6, ASM2092103v1, whole genome shotgun sequence:
- the LOC115741436 gene encoding transportin MOS14 isoform X3, translating to MELQNTVKEALNALYHHPDDGVRMQADRWLQDFQHTIDAWQVADNLLHDPTSNLETLIFCSQTLRSKVQRDFEELPSEAFRPLRDSLNNLLKSFHKGPPKVRTQISIAVAALAVHVPAEDWGDGGIVNWLRDEMNSRPEYVPGFLELLTVLPEEVTNYKIAARPERRRQFEKELSSQMEVALSILTACLNVNEVREQVLEAFASWLRLRNGLPGLMLASHPLVLTALSGLTSELLSEASVNVVSELIHFTAAASSGGVGVQMPLIQVIVPQVMSLKSQLRDPSKDEEDVKAIARLFADMGDSYVELIATGSEESMLIVHALLEVASHPEFDIASMTFNFWHNLQVNLTRRDSYASLPNEATIEAERNRRLHIFRSAYESLVSLVSFRVQYPHDYQDLSHEDLKEFKHTRFAVADVLIDAASVLGGDTTLKILYVKLMEAVACCPNGEQSQWRPAEAALFCIHAISNYVSVDEAEVMPSIMALLPKLPQQPELLQTVCLTIGAYSKWLDAASSGHSILPLVIDILLSGMGTSEDSAAAAALAFRHLCDDCRRKLCGCLDGLFHVYHRAVSGEFKVSADDSLHLVEALSVVITELPPDHAKKALEALCLPVVTHLQEIINQGPEVVEKKHARDLTVHIDRFAYIFRYVNHPEAVADAIQRLWPILKAIFDLRAWDMRTMESLCRACKYAVRTSKRFMGITIGVMLEEIQGLYKQHHQPCFLYLSSEVIKIFGSDPSCSTYLKNLIEVLFKQTTCLLPNIKEFTARPDIADDCFLLASRCIRYCPQLFIPSDVFPSLVDCSLMGITVQHRFGFLSLSLSLSLSTL from the exons ATGGAGCTCCAGAACACAGTGAAAGAAGCCCTAAATGCACTGTACCATCATCCCGACGATGGCGTGCGTATGCAAGCCGACCGGTGGCTCCAGGATTTCCAGCACACCATCGACGCCTGGCAG GTGGCTGACAATTTGCTGCATGATCCAACGAGTAATCTAGAAACCTTGATATTTTGTTCGCAGACCCTTCGGAGCAAG GTACAACGAGATTTTGAGGAACTTCCTTCTGAAGCATTTCGTCCGCTGAGGGATTCGTTAAAT AACTTACTAAAAAGTTTCCACAAGGGCCCTCCCAAAGTTAGAACTCAG ATTAGTATTGCGGTTGCTGCATTGGCTGTGCATGTCCCTGCTGAAGACTGGGGGGATGGTGGCATCGTGAATTGGTTGAGGGATGAGATGAATTCACGTCCTGAATATGTGCCGGGATTTTTGGAGCTACTCACAGTACTTCCAGAG GAGGTTACAAACTACAAGATAGCCGCTCGTCCAGAAAGGCGCCGACAATTTGAGAAGGAGCTCTCATCTCAAATGGAAGTCGCTCTAAGTATCTTGACAGCTTGTTTGAATGTTAACGAAGTTAGAGAGCAG GTTCTTGAGGCATTTGCGTCTTGGCTTCGACTAAGGAACGG GCTACCAGGGTTGATGCTTGCGTCTCACCCTTTAGTACTTACTGCTCTCTCAGGCTTGACTTCAGAACTACTTTCAGAGGCATCTGTGAATG TTGTGTCAGAATTGATTCACTTTACGGCAGCAGCAAGTTCTGGTGGGGTTGGTGTACAGATGCCTCTGATTCAAGTTATTGTGCCTCAAGTTATGAGTCTAAAATCACAGCTCAGAGATCCTTCAAAG GATGAGGAAGATGTAAAAGCCATCGCTCGTCTCTTCGCTGATATGGGCGATTCCTATGTTGAACTGATTGCAACTG GTTCTGAAGAATCGATGTTAATAGTGCATGCTTTGCTGGAAGTTGCTTCTCACCCTGAATTCGATATTGCgtcaatgacattcaacttttgGCACAATCTTCAGGTTAACTTGACCAGAAG GGACTCTTATGCTTCATTACCAAATGAAGCAACAATTGAAGCTGAAAGAAACCGCAGGCTACATATTTTTCGGTCAGCCTATGAATCACTCGTTTCTCTG GTTAGCTTTCGGGTTCAGTATCCACATGACTATCAAGACCTCTCACACGAGGACCTCAAGGAATTTAAGCATACTAGATTTG CTGTTGCGGATGTATTGATCGATGCAGCATCAGTTTTGGGTGGTGACACTACTCTGAAGATTCTCTATGTAAAGCTCATGGAG GCTGTAGCATGTTGTCCAAATGGTGAGCAGAGCCAATGGCGTCCAGCAGAGGCTGCTTTATTTTGCATCCATGCGATATCGAATTATGTTTCAGTTGATGAAGCAGAAGTTATGCCCTCG ATTATGGCTTTGCTGCCAAAGCTTCCTCAGCAGCCAGAACTCCTTCAAACTG TGTGCTTGACAATTGGAGCTTATTCAAAATGGCTTGATGCTGCGTCAAGTGGACACTCTATATTGCCTCTGGTCATAGATATTCTTCTGAGTGGAATGGGCACATCTGAAGATTCTGCCGCAGCTGCAGCTCTTGCATTCAGGCATCTCTGTGATG ATTGTCGAAGAAAGCTCTGTGGATGTTTGGATGGCCTTTTTCATGTATATCATAGAGCAGTTAGTGGTGAATTCAAAGTCTCTGCGGATGACTCGTTGCATTTAGTTGAGGCGTTAAG TGTTGTCATAACAGAGCTTCCTCCTGATCATGCAAAGAAAGCTTTAGAAGCATTATGCCTGCCTGTTGTTACACATTTACAG GAGATCATAAACCAGGGTCCAGAAGTAGTTGAGAAGAAACATGCTCGTGATTTAACTGTCCATATTGATCGGTTTGCCTACATTTTTAG ATATGTGAATCATCCTGAAGCTGTGGCAGATGCTATTCAGAGGCTCTGGCCAATTCTCAAAGCAATCTTTGATCT TCGTGCTTGGGACATGCGAACGATGGAATCTCTTTGCCGTGCTTGTAAATACGCT GTTAGAACTTCTAAGAGGTTCATGGGGATCACAATAGGTGTGATGCTGGAAGAAATACAAGGGCTATATAAACAGCATCATCAGCCTTGTTTTCTCTATCTGTCTAGTGAAGTTATTAAG ATTTTTGGTTCCGATCCTTCATGTTCaacctatttaaaaaatttgattgaagTGCTTTTTAAGCAGACGACGTGCCTTCTCCCCAACATCAAG GAGTTCACTGCTAGACCAGATATAGCCGATGATTGCTTTTTATTAGCATCAAGATGCATTCGCTATTGTCCGCAGTTATTCATACCATCAGATGTATTTCCTTCCTTGGTTGATTGTTCATTGATGGGGATTACTGTTCAACACAGGTttggctttctctctctctctctctctctctctctctcta ctctctaa
- the LOC115741436 gene encoding transportin MOS14 isoform X1: protein MELQNTVKEALNALYHHPDDGVRMQADRWLQDFQHTIDAWQVADNLLHDPTSNLETLIFCSQTLRSKVQRDFEELPSEAFRPLRDSLNNLLKSFHKGPPKVRTQISIAVAALAVHVPAEDWGDGGIVNWLRDEMNSRPEYVPGFLELLTVLPEEVTNYKIAARPERRRQFEKELSSQMEVALSILTACLNVNEVREQVLEAFASWLRLRNGLPGLMLASHPLVLTALSGLTSELLSEASVNVVSELIHFTAAASSGGVGVQMPLIQVIVPQVMSLKSQLRDPSKDEEDVKAIARLFADMGDSYVELIATGSEESMLIVHALLEVASHPEFDIASMTFNFWHNLQVNLTRRDSYASLPNEATIEAERNRRLHIFRSAYESLVSLVSFRVQYPHDYQDLSHEDLKEFKHTRFAVADVLIDAASVLGGDTTLKILYVKLMEAVACCPNGEQSQWRPAEAALFCIHAISNYVSVDEAEVMPSIMALLPKLPQQPELLQTVCLTIGAYSKWLDAASSGHSILPLVIDILLSGMGTSEDSAAAAALAFRHLCDDCRRKLCGCLDGLFHVYHRAVSGEFKVSADDSLHLVEALSVVITELPPDHAKKALEALCLPVVTHLQEIINQGPEVVEKKHARDLTVHIDRFAYIFRYVNHPEAVADAIQRLWPILKAIFDLRAWDMRTMESLCRACKYAVRTSKRFMGITIGVMLEEIQGLYKQHHQPCFLYLSSEVIKIFGSDPSCSTYLKNLIEVLFKQTTCLLPNIKEFTARPDIADDCFLLASRCIRYCPQLFIPSDVFPSLVDCSLMGITVQHREASKSILGFLTDIFDLAQSPMDKQYVSIRDSVIIPRGACITRILVASLTGALPSSRLETVAYALLSLTRAYGVQALEWAKNSISLIPSTAVTDVECARFLQSLSDAALGTDINALMVPIDELSDVCRRNRTVQEIVQGALRPLELNLVPVSQ from the exons ATGGAGCTCCAGAACACAGTGAAAGAAGCCCTAAATGCACTGTACCATCATCCCGACGATGGCGTGCGTATGCAAGCCGACCGGTGGCTCCAGGATTTCCAGCACACCATCGACGCCTGGCAG GTGGCTGACAATTTGCTGCATGATCCAACGAGTAATCTAGAAACCTTGATATTTTGTTCGCAGACCCTTCGGAGCAAG GTACAACGAGATTTTGAGGAACTTCCTTCTGAAGCATTTCGTCCGCTGAGGGATTCGTTAAAT AACTTACTAAAAAGTTTCCACAAGGGCCCTCCCAAAGTTAGAACTCAG ATTAGTATTGCGGTTGCTGCATTGGCTGTGCATGTCCCTGCTGAAGACTGGGGGGATGGTGGCATCGTGAATTGGTTGAGGGATGAGATGAATTCACGTCCTGAATATGTGCCGGGATTTTTGGAGCTACTCACAGTACTTCCAGAG GAGGTTACAAACTACAAGATAGCCGCTCGTCCAGAAAGGCGCCGACAATTTGAGAAGGAGCTCTCATCTCAAATGGAAGTCGCTCTAAGTATCTTGACAGCTTGTTTGAATGTTAACGAAGTTAGAGAGCAG GTTCTTGAGGCATTTGCGTCTTGGCTTCGACTAAGGAACGG GCTACCAGGGTTGATGCTTGCGTCTCACCCTTTAGTACTTACTGCTCTCTCAGGCTTGACTTCAGAACTACTTTCAGAGGCATCTGTGAATG TTGTGTCAGAATTGATTCACTTTACGGCAGCAGCAAGTTCTGGTGGGGTTGGTGTACAGATGCCTCTGATTCAAGTTATTGTGCCTCAAGTTATGAGTCTAAAATCACAGCTCAGAGATCCTTCAAAG GATGAGGAAGATGTAAAAGCCATCGCTCGTCTCTTCGCTGATATGGGCGATTCCTATGTTGAACTGATTGCAACTG GTTCTGAAGAATCGATGTTAATAGTGCATGCTTTGCTGGAAGTTGCTTCTCACCCTGAATTCGATATTGCgtcaatgacattcaacttttgGCACAATCTTCAGGTTAACTTGACCAGAAG GGACTCTTATGCTTCATTACCAAATGAAGCAACAATTGAAGCTGAAAGAAACCGCAGGCTACATATTTTTCGGTCAGCCTATGAATCACTCGTTTCTCTG GTTAGCTTTCGGGTTCAGTATCCACATGACTATCAAGACCTCTCACACGAGGACCTCAAGGAATTTAAGCATACTAGATTTG CTGTTGCGGATGTATTGATCGATGCAGCATCAGTTTTGGGTGGTGACACTACTCTGAAGATTCTCTATGTAAAGCTCATGGAG GCTGTAGCATGTTGTCCAAATGGTGAGCAGAGCCAATGGCGTCCAGCAGAGGCTGCTTTATTTTGCATCCATGCGATATCGAATTATGTTTCAGTTGATGAAGCAGAAGTTATGCCCTCG ATTATGGCTTTGCTGCCAAAGCTTCCTCAGCAGCCAGAACTCCTTCAAACTG TGTGCTTGACAATTGGAGCTTATTCAAAATGGCTTGATGCTGCGTCAAGTGGACACTCTATATTGCCTCTGGTCATAGATATTCTTCTGAGTGGAATGGGCACATCTGAAGATTCTGCCGCAGCTGCAGCTCTTGCATTCAGGCATCTCTGTGATG ATTGTCGAAGAAAGCTCTGTGGATGTTTGGATGGCCTTTTTCATGTATATCATAGAGCAGTTAGTGGTGAATTCAAAGTCTCTGCGGATGACTCGTTGCATTTAGTTGAGGCGTTAAG TGTTGTCATAACAGAGCTTCCTCCTGATCATGCAAAGAAAGCTTTAGAAGCATTATGCCTGCCTGTTGTTACACATTTACAG GAGATCATAAACCAGGGTCCAGAAGTAGTTGAGAAGAAACATGCTCGTGATTTAACTGTCCATATTGATCGGTTTGCCTACATTTTTAG ATATGTGAATCATCCTGAAGCTGTGGCAGATGCTATTCAGAGGCTCTGGCCAATTCTCAAAGCAATCTTTGATCT TCGTGCTTGGGACATGCGAACGATGGAATCTCTTTGCCGTGCTTGTAAATACGCT GTTAGAACTTCTAAGAGGTTCATGGGGATCACAATAGGTGTGATGCTGGAAGAAATACAAGGGCTATATAAACAGCATCATCAGCCTTGTTTTCTCTATCTGTCTAGTGAAGTTATTAAG ATTTTTGGTTCCGATCCTTCATGTTCaacctatttaaaaaatttgattgaagTGCTTTTTAAGCAGACGACGTGCCTTCTCCCCAACATCAAG GAGTTCACTGCTAGACCAGATATAGCCGATGATTGCTTTTTATTAGCATCAAGATGCATTCGCTATTGTCCGCAGTTATTCATACCATCAGATGTATTTCCTTCCTTGGTTGATTGTTCATTGATGGGGATTACTGTTCAACACAG GGAGGCCTCGAAATCGATATTGGGCTTCTTAACTGATATATTTGATTTAGCTCAATCTCCCATGGATAAGCAATACGTATCCATCAGGGATAGTGTGATCATTCCACGAGGAGCATGCATTACAAGAATTTTGGTGGCCTCATTAACCGGTGCTCTCCCGAGCTCTAGATTAGAAACT GTAGCATATGCACTGTTATCATTAACACGAGCATACGGAGTTCAAGCATTGGAGTGGGCCAAGAACAGCATTTCGTTAATTCCATCAACAGCTGTAACAGACGTGGAGTGCGCACGGTTCCTTCAATCATTATCTGACGCGGCATTGGGGACCGACATCAATGCCCTGATGGTTCCCATCGATGAGCTATCCGACGTCTGCCGAAGAAACAGGACGGTTCAAGAGATCGTGCAAGGAGCCCTGAGACCGCTCGAGTTGAACCTGGTGCCTGTATCACAGTAA
- the LOC115741436 gene encoding transportin MOS14 isoform X2, translating into MNSRPEYVPGFLELLTVLPEEVTNYKIAARPERRRQFEKELSSQMEVALSILTACLNVNEVREQVLEAFASWLRLRNGLPGLMLASHPLVLTALSGLTSELLSEASVNVVSELIHFTAAASSGGVGVQMPLIQVIVPQVMSLKSQLRDPSKDEEDVKAIARLFADMGDSYVELIATGSEESMLIVHALLEVASHPEFDIASMTFNFWHNLQVNLTRRDSYASLPNEATIEAERNRRLHIFRSAYESLVSLVSFRVQYPHDYQDLSHEDLKEFKHTRFAVADVLIDAASVLGGDTTLKILYVKLMEAVACCPNGEQSQWRPAEAALFCIHAISNYVSVDEAEVMPSIMALLPKLPQQPELLQTVCLTIGAYSKWLDAASSGHSILPLVIDILLSGMGTSEDSAAAAALAFRHLCDDCRRKLCGCLDGLFHVYHRAVSGEFKVSADDSLHLVEALSVVITELPPDHAKKALEALCLPVVTHLQEIINQGPEVVEKKHARDLTVHIDRFAYIFRYVNHPEAVADAIQRLWPILKAIFDLRAWDMRTMESLCRACKYAVRTSKRFMGITIGVMLEEIQGLYKQHHQPCFLYLSSEVIKIFGSDPSCSTYLKNLIEVLFKQTTCLLPNIKEFTARPDIADDCFLLASRCIRYCPQLFIPSDVFPSLVDCSLMGITVQHREASKSILGFLTDIFDLAQSPMDKQYVSIRDSVIIPRGACITRILVASLTGALPSSRLETVAYALLSLTRAYGVQALEWAKNSISLIPSTAVTDVECARFLQSLSDAALGTDINALMVPIDELSDVCRRNRTVQEIVQGALRPLELNLVPVSQ; encoded by the exons ATGAATTCACGTCCTGAATATGTGCCGGGATTTTTGGAGCTACTCACAGTACTTCCAGAG GAGGTTACAAACTACAAGATAGCCGCTCGTCCAGAAAGGCGCCGACAATTTGAGAAGGAGCTCTCATCTCAAATGGAAGTCGCTCTAAGTATCTTGACAGCTTGTTTGAATGTTAACGAAGTTAGAGAGCAG GTTCTTGAGGCATTTGCGTCTTGGCTTCGACTAAGGAACGG GCTACCAGGGTTGATGCTTGCGTCTCACCCTTTAGTACTTACTGCTCTCTCAGGCTTGACTTCAGAACTACTTTCAGAGGCATCTGTGAATG TTGTGTCAGAATTGATTCACTTTACGGCAGCAGCAAGTTCTGGTGGGGTTGGTGTACAGATGCCTCTGATTCAAGTTATTGTGCCTCAAGTTATGAGTCTAAAATCACAGCTCAGAGATCCTTCAAAG GATGAGGAAGATGTAAAAGCCATCGCTCGTCTCTTCGCTGATATGGGCGATTCCTATGTTGAACTGATTGCAACTG GTTCTGAAGAATCGATGTTAATAGTGCATGCTTTGCTGGAAGTTGCTTCTCACCCTGAATTCGATATTGCgtcaatgacattcaacttttgGCACAATCTTCAGGTTAACTTGACCAGAAG GGACTCTTATGCTTCATTACCAAATGAAGCAACAATTGAAGCTGAAAGAAACCGCAGGCTACATATTTTTCGGTCAGCCTATGAATCACTCGTTTCTCTG GTTAGCTTTCGGGTTCAGTATCCACATGACTATCAAGACCTCTCACACGAGGACCTCAAGGAATTTAAGCATACTAGATTTG CTGTTGCGGATGTATTGATCGATGCAGCATCAGTTTTGGGTGGTGACACTACTCTGAAGATTCTCTATGTAAAGCTCATGGAG GCTGTAGCATGTTGTCCAAATGGTGAGCAGAGCCAATGGCGTCCAGCAGAGGCTGCTTTATTTTGCATCCATGCGATATCGAATTATGTTTCAGTTGATGAAGCAGAAGTTATGCCCTCG ATTATGGCTTTGCTGCCAAAGCTTCCTCAGCAGCCAGAACTCCTTCAAACTG TGTGCTTGACAATTGGAGCTTATTCAAAATGGCTTGATGCTGCGTCAAGTGGACACTCTATATTGCCTCTGGTCATAGATATTCTTCTGAGTGGAATGGGCACATCTGAAGATTCTGCCGCAGCTGCAGCTCTTGCATTCAGGCATCTCTGTGATG ATTGTCGAAGAAAGCTCTGTGGATGTTTGGATGGCCTTTTTCATGTATATCATAGAGCAGTTAGTGGTGAATTCAAAGTCTCTGCGGATGACTCGTTGCATTTAGTTGAGGCGTTAAG TGTTGTCATAACAGAGCTTCCTCCTGATCATGCAAAGAAAGCTTTAGAAGCATTATGCCTGCCTGTTGTTACACATTTACAG GAGATCATAAACCAGGGTCCAGAAGTAGTTGAGAAGAAACATGCTCGTGATTTAACTGTCCATATTGATCGGTTTGCCTACATTTTTAG ATATGTGAATCATCCTGAAGCTGTGGCAGATGCTATTCAGAGGCTCTGGCCAATTCTCAAAGCAATCTTTGATCT TCGTGCTTGGGACATGCGAACGATGGAATCTCTTTGCCGTGCTTGTAAATACGCT GTTAGAACTTCTAAGAGGTTCATGGGGATCACAATAGGTGTGATGCTGGAAGAAATACAAGGGCTATATAAACAGCATCATCAGCCTTGTTTTCTCTATCTGTCTAGTGAAGTTATTAAG ATTTTTGGTTCCGATCCTTCATGTTCaacctatttaaaaaatttgattgaagTGCTTTTTAAGCAGACGACGTGCCTTCTCCCCAACATCAAG GAGTTCACTGCTAGACCAGATATAGCCGATGATTGCTTTTTATTAGCATCAAGATGCATTCGCTATTGTCCGCAGTTATTCATACCATCAGATGTATTTCCTTCCTTGGTTGATTGTTCATTGATGGGGATTACTGTTCAACACAG GGAGGCCTCGAAATCGATATTGGGCTTCTTAACTGATATATTTGATTTAGCTCAATCTCCCATGGATAAGCAATACGTATCCATCAGGGATAGTGTGATCATTCCACGAGGAGCATGCATTACAAGAATTTTGGTGGCCTCATTAACCGGTGCTCTCCCGAGCTCTAGATTAGAAACT GTAGCATATGCACTGTTATCATTAACACGAGCATACGGAGTTCAAGCATTGGAGTGGGCCAAGAACAGCATTTCGTTAATTCCATCAACAGCTGTAACAGACGTGGAGTGCGCACGGTTCCTTCAATCATTATCTGACGCGGCATTGGGGACCGACATCAATGCCCTGATGGTTCCCATCGATGAGCTATCCGACGTCTGCCGAAGAAACAGGACGGTTCAAGAGATCGTGCAAGGAGCCCTGAGACCGCTCGAGTTGAACCTGGTGCCTGTATCACAGTAA